In a genomic window of Homo sapiens chromosome 22, GRCh38.p14 Primary Assembly:
- the CCT8L2 gene encoding T-complex protein 1 subunit theta-like 2 — MDSTVPSALELPQRLALNPRESPRSPEEEEPHLLSSLAAVQTLASVIRPCYGPHGRQKFLVTMKGETVCTGCATAILRALELEHPAAWLLREAGQTQAENSGDGTAFVVLLTEALLEQAEQLLKAGLPRPQLREAYATATAEVLATLPSLAIQSLGPLEDPSWALHSVMNTHTLSPMDHLTKLVAHACWAIKELDGSFKPERVGVCALPGGTLEDSCLLPGLAISGKLCGQMATVLSGARVALFACPFGPAHPNAPATARLSSPADLAQFSKGSDQLLEKQVGQLAAAGINVAVVLGEVDEETLTLADKYGIVVIQARSWMEIIYLSEVLDTPLLPRLLPPQRPGKCQRVYRQELGDGLAVVFEWECTGTPALTVVLRGATTQGLRSAEQAVYHGIDAYFQLCQDPRLIPGAGATEMALAKMLSDKGSRLEGPSGPAFLAFAWALKYLPKTLAENAGLAVSDVMAEMSGVHQGGNLLMGVGTEGIINVAQEGVWDTLIVKAQGFRAVAEVVLQLVTVDEIVVAKKSPTHQEIWNPDSKKTKKHPPPVETKKILGLNN, encoded by the coding sequence ATGGACAGCACAGTCCCTTCAGCCCTGGAGCTGCCCCAGCGGCTGGCACTGAACCCAAGGGAGAGCCCGAGGAGTCCAGAAGAGGAGGAGCCCCACCTGCTGAGCAGCTTGGCTGCAGTCCAGACCCTGGCCAGTGTCATCCGGCCTTGCTATGGCCCCCACGGCCGGCAGAAGTTCCTGGTGACCATGAAAGGAGAAACAGTGTGCACGGGGTGTGCCACTGCCATCCTCAGGGCCCTGGAGCTGGAGCACCCAGCAGCATGGCTCCTCCGGGAAGCAGGACAAACCCAGGCAGAGAATAGTGGGGACGGCACAGCCTTCGTGGTTCTGCTGACGGAAGCCTTGCTGGAACAGGCAGAGCAGCTGCTGAAGGCTGGCCTGCCTCGCCCGCAGCTCCGGGAGGCCTACGCCACGGCCACTGCAGAGGTCCTGGCCACACTGCCCTCCCTGGCCATCCAATCTCTGGGGCCTTTGGAAGATCCATCCTGGGCCCTCCATTCTGTGATGAATACCCACACCCTGTCCCCCATGGACCACTTGACCAAGCTGGTGGCCCACGCCTGCTGGGCTATCAAGGAACTAGACGGCAGCTTCAAGCCTGAGCGTGTTGGGGTGTGCGCGCTGCCCGGGGGGACACTGGAGGATTCCTGCCTCCTCCCGGGGTTAGCAATATCTGGGAAGCTCTGTGGGCAAATGGCCACAGTGTTAAGTGGTGCCAGGGTGGCTCTCTTTGCTTGCCCCTTTGGTCCTGCCCATCCAAATGCACCAGCAACGGCCCGTCTTTCTAGTCCTGCTGATCTAGCTCAATTTAGTAAAGGAAGCGATCAATTACTAGAAAAGCAAGTAGGCCAGCTAGCAGCTGCAGGAATTAATGTGGCAGTGGTGTTGGGGGAGGTCGACGAGGAGACCCTCACACTGGCGGACAAGTATGGCATCGTGGTGATTCAAGCTAGGTCTTGGATGGAGATCATTTACCTGAGTGAGGTGTTGGACACACCTCTGCTGCCTCGTCTGCTCCCTCCCCAGAGGCCAGGCAAGTGCCAGAGGGTTTACAGGCAGGAGCTGGGAGATGGTTTGGCTGTGGTATTTGAATGGGAATGTACAGGCACACCTGCCCTCACTGTGGTTCTCAGGGGAGCCACCACCCAGGGGCTGCGGAGTGCAGAGCAGGCCGTCTACCACGGCATTGATGCCTATTTCCAGCTATGTCAAGATCCCAGACTGATTCCAGGAGCTGGGGCCACAGAAATGGCTTTGGCAAAAATGCTTTCTGATAAAGGAAGCAGATTGGAAGGGCCCAGTGGGCCTGCATTCCTAGCATTTGCCTGGGCCCTGAAGTATCTTCCTAAAACTTTGGCAGAGAATGCAGGCTTAGCTGTCTCAGACGTGATGGCAGAAATGAGTGGAGTGCACCAAGGTGGGAACCTCCTAATGGGTGTGGGAACTGAAGGGATAATAAATGTGGCCCAGGAAGGGGTGTGGGACACCCTAATAGTCAAAGCCCAAGGATTTCGAGCAGTGGCTGAGGTGGTGCTACAGCTCGTGACTGTAGATGAAATCGTAGTGGCCAAGAAAAGTCCCACACATCAGGAGATCTGGAATCCTGACTCTAAGAAGACAAAGAAACACCCACCTCCtgtggaaacaaaaaaaatccttggaTTGAATAACTAG